From Endozoicomonas sp. 8E, the proteins below share one genomic window:
- a CDS encoding DUF2970 domain-containing protein, whose product MAKGTGFLSTLQSALASAFGVQSEKNRARDFSHGRPAHFVIAGILGTLFFILILVLVVKLVLSQSG is encoded by the coding sequence ATGGCAAAGGGCACTGGCTTCCTGTCAACGTTGCAGAGCGCTCTGGCGTCTGCGTTTGGTGTGCAAAGTGAGAAAAACAGGGCGCGTGATTTTTCCCATGGACGCCCGGCGCACTTCGTTATCGCCGGTATATTGGGAACACTTTTTTTTATTCTGATCTTGGTGCTGGTGGTAAAACTGGTGCTCAGTCAGTCTGGCTAG
- a CDS encoding DUF934 domain-containing protein, producing the protein MPRLLKNNEVLENDYRILDSESADQAFAGTLLIPAKELSRYKKLLEQKQQPTGLFLDSDDEVESYADILSSFDLITINFPKFIDGRGYSLCRTLRDRYHYKGDIRAVGDVLIDQIFMLQRCGFSSYYLREDQKAEDAIKALDTFTLRYQGSSDDPEPLYRKRKAS; encoded by the coding sequence ATGCCCAGGCTGCTTAAAAATAATGAAGTCTTGGAGAATGATTATCGGATTCTGGATTCAGAATCTGCAGATCAGGCATTTGCAGGGACACTGCTGATTCCGGCCAAGGAACTCAGTCGATATAAGAAACTGCTTGAACAAAAGCAGCAGCCAACAGGCTTGTTCCTTGATAGTGATGATGAAGTCGAAAGTTATGCTGACATACTGTCCAGCTTCGACCTGATCACAATTAATTTTCCCAAGTTTATTGATGGTAGAGGCTACTCCCTGTGCCGCACCCTCAGGGACCGTTATCATTACAAAGGGGATATCAGAGCCGTGGGCGACGTGCTTATCGATCAGATTTTTATGTTGCAGCGGTGTGGCTTTTCAAGCTATTACCTCAGAGAAGACCAGAAAGCAGAAGATGCTATCAAGGCATTGGATACTTTTACCCTAAGGTATCAGGGAAGCAGTGATGATCCTGAACCTCTCTACAGAAAAAGAAAGGCATCATAG
- the sohB gene encoding protease SohB, which translates to MEYLAEYGLFLAKVVTFVVALLIIIVAAATMGQKSKKISKGHLEIKKLNEHYQHLKDDLQHATLDKEGLKQLAKEKKKADKEKKKDKQKEIKPRLYVLDFHGDLKASAVKSLREEITAVLSVITDKDEVLLKLESAGGMVHAYGLAASQLQRIRDRGVKFTIAVDKVAASGGYMMACTANQVVAAPFAVIGSIGVMAQLPNINKLLKKHDVDIELHTAGEFKRTLTVLGENTEKGRDKFKQDIQDTHELFKEFIKEEREQVNIEEVATGEIWYGRQAIEKNLIDLVMTSDEYIYSRVDSSDIIQVSYEVKKGMASKLGLAAETTLDNAFGKIWERLSQGRYFS; encoded by the coding sequence TTGGAGTATCTGGCGGAATACGGCTTATTCCTTGCCAAAGTGGTCACATTTGTTGTGGCACTGCTGATCATCATTGTTGCGGCAGCAACAATGGGACAAAAATCCAAAAAGATCAGTAAAGGGCATCTTGAAATCAAGAAACTGAATGAACATTATCAGCACCTGAAGGATGATCTTCAGCATGCGACTCTCGACAAGGAAGGTCTGAAGCAGCTGGCAAAGGAAAAAAAGAAAGCCGACAAGGAAAAAAAGAAGGACAAACAAAAGGAAATAAAACCACGTTTGTATGTCCTTGATTTTCACGGCGATTTGAAAGCTTCGGCGGTCAAGTCCCTTCGGGAAGAGATCACTGCAGTACTGTCTGTTATCACAGATAAGGATGAAGTACTTCTAAAGCTGGAGAGTGCAGGTGGTATGGTGCATGCTTATGGTCTTGCAGCTTCCCAGCTACAACGCATCAGGGATCGTGGTGTTAAGTTCACTATTGCAGTCGATAAAGTGGCTGCCAGTGGCGGTTATATGATGGCCTGTACGGCTAATCAGGTTGTTGCTGCGCCTTTTGCCGTAATTGGTTCCATAGGTGTGATGGCTCAGCTGCCCAATATCAACAAATTGCTTAAGAAACATGATGTTGATATTGAACTGCACACTGCCGGTGAATTTAAACGCACTCTGACGGTTCTTGGTGAAAACACTGAAAAAGGTCGTGATAAGTTCAAGCAGGATATCCAGGACACTCATGAGCTGTTCAAGGAGTTTATCAAGGAAGAACGTGAGCAGGTCAACATAGAAGAGGTCGCTACCGGTGAAATCTGGTATGGCCGTCAGGCGATTGAGAAAAACCTGATTGATCTGGTCATGACCAGTGATGAGTATATCTATAGCAGGGTAGACTCCTCAGACATTATTCAGGTCAGTTATGAAGTGAAGAAAGGAATGGCCAGTAAACTGGGCTTGGCTGCTGAAACGACTCTGGACAATGCCTTCGGAAAAATCTGGGAAAGATTGTCTCAGGGTCGATACTTTTCTTAA
- a CDS encoding cation:proton antiporter encodes MESGSLLFSFFLIFSGAAILATAALFTRQPLLVAYIVLGAFLGPYGMEMVTDTGLLNDIAHVGIIFLLFLLGLDMQPAHLGHLLKKTATVGLISSIIFALTGYGLGLAFGFSQKEAVITGATMMFSSTIIGIKLLPTTVLHHKHTGEILVSLLLLQDLLAILVLLLLYNFDGGFANSKMDVLMALAALPMIIAAAFLAVRYALLPLMARFDRFHEYMFLLAIGWCLGFAELAHALNLSYEIGAFIAGVSIATSPISQYIAINLKPLRDFFLVLFFFSIGASFNLNLFGDVWLPAVIMTVICLLLKPATFGILLSANENKSTAWEVGFRLGQTSEFSILIAVLAAGQMLMGEIAAHVVQATAILTLIISSYVVVFNYESPIAVSEKLRRD; translated from the coding sequence ATGGAAAGTGGTTCCCTGCTCTTCTCTTTTTTCCTTATCTTCAGTGGTGCCGCAATACTCGCTACTGCTGCACTTTTTACCCGTCAACCGCTTCTGGTCGCCTACATTGTACTGGGTGCCTTCCTGGGCCCCTATGGCATGGAAATGGTTACGGATACCGGGCTTTTGAATGATATTGCCCACGTCGGAATTATATTCCTTTTGTTTTTGCTTGGACTGGATATGCAGCCCGCTCACCTGGGTCATCTGCTCAAGAAAACAGCTACGGTAGGATTAATCAGTTCGATCATATTTGCACTCACCGGATATGGGCTGGGACTGGCGTTTGGTTTCAGCCAAAAAGAAGCCGTCATAACCGGCGCGACAATGATGTTTTCCAGTACCATTATTGGTATCAAATTATTGCCAACCACGGTGCTGCATCACAAACATACAGGAGAAATTCTTGTCAGCCTGCTGCTTTTGCAGGATCTGCTGGCGATTCTGGTTCTCCTGCTGCTTTACAACTTTGATGGTGGATTTGCCAACAGTAAAATGGATGTTCTGATGGCTCTCGCCGCACTTCCTATGATCATAGCTGCGGCTTTTCTGGCAGTTCGTTATGCTCTGCTGCCATTGATGGCACGCTTTGACCGGTTTCATGAATACATGTTCCTGTTAGCCATTGGCTGGTGTCTTGGCTTCGCTGAACTGGCCCATGCCTTGAATCTTTCCTATGAAATTGGTGCCTTTATTGCCGGGGTCAGCATTGCTACCAGCCCGATTTCCCAGTACATAGCCATTAATCTCAAGCCTTTGAGGGATTTTTTCCTGGTTCTGTTCTTCTTCTCAATCGGTGCCAGCTTTAACCTCAATCTGTTCGGAGATGTGTGGCTGCCTGCGGTTATCATGACCGTTATTTGTCTGCTTCTGAAACCTGCCACATTTGGTATTTTACTGAGTGCCAATGAGAACAAATCTACGGCATGGGAAGTCGGTTTCAGATTGGGCCAGACCAGTGAGTTTTCTATTCTGATTGCAGTACTGGCAGCGGGACAGATGTTGATGGGAGAGATCGCAGCTCACGTCGTCCAGGCAACTGCCATATTAACGTTGATCATCTCTTCCTACGTGGTGGTGTTTAACTATGAATCACCCATAGCGGTATCGGAAAAGCTGAGAAGAGACTAA
- a CDS encoding nitrite/sulfite reductase, whose translation MYKYDEYDQRIVDERVSQFRDQTRRYLAGEIAEDEFLPLRLQNGLYIQRFAPMLRIAIPYGMLNTRQVRRLSEISRKYDKGYVHFTTRQNVQLNWPLLEQVPDILADLAEVEMHAVQTSGACIRNTTTDQFAGIARDEIVDPRPWCEIIRQWSTFHPEFAFLPRKFKIAVCGSEEDRAATMVHDIGVHAFRNENGNVRFKILAGGGLGRTPMVASVIRESIEPEHLLTYLDAILRVYNRYGRRDNKYKARIKILVKAMTPEVFTEKVESEWEQIKDSASLLPEAEIQRVSQHFIDPEYKGLVDQDFNDLALKAPAGFHSWLKQNVFPHKKSGYCAVTLTLKATGDAPGDVSAEQLDVIADLADQYSLGELRVSHEQNLIFADVEQTALIELWEKLSAVGLATANRGLLTDMICCPGGDFCALANARSIPLAEEIQRKFEDIDYLHDVGELDLNISGCMNACAHHHVGHIGILGVDRKGIEYYQVQVGGSASKEAALGKIIGPSFKREEIPDVLEKILNVYIEQRHEDELFIDTCQRIGITPFKERVYAQAA comes from the coding sequence ATGTATAAATACGATGAGTACGATCAACGCATCGTCGACGAAAGAGTGAGTCAGTTCAGAGACCAGACTCGACGTTACCTCGCCGGTGAGATCGCAGAGGACGAGTTTTTACCCCTGCGTCTGCAGAATGGCCTCTATATTCAGCGTTTTGCTCCCATGCTGCGGATCGCAATCCCATACGGCATGTTGAATACCCGCCAGGTTAGAAGACTTTCTGAAATTTCGCGCAAATACGATAAAGGCTATGTGCACTTCACTACCCGCCAGAACGTACAGTTGAACTGGCCTCTGCTTGAGCAGGTTCCTGATATCCTGGCTGACCTTGCAGAAGTGGAGATGCATGCAGTGCAGACCAGTGGCGCCTGTATTCGTAACACGACGACTGATCAGTTTGCCGGTATTGCACGAGATGAAATTGTAGATCCAAGACCCTGGTGTGAAATCATCCGTCAATGGTCCACATTCCATCCGGAATTTGCCTTCTTGCCCCGTAAATTCAAAATCGCTGTTTGTGGTTCTGAAGAAGATCGTGCAGCTACCATGGTTCATGACATTGGCGTCCATGCCTTCCGAAATGAGAACGGCAATGTGCGATTCAAGATACTGGCCGGTGGTGGGCTGGGACGAACTCCCATGGTCGCCAGTGTCATCAGAGAGTCCATAGAACCTGAGCATTTATTGACCTATCTGGATGCGATTCTTAGGGTTTACAACCGCTACGGCCGTCGTGACAACAAATACAAGGCGCGTATCAAGATTCTTGTAAAAGCCATGACACCTGAAGTGTTCACTGAGAAAGTGGAATCAGAATGGGAGCAGATCAAAGACTCTGCATCCCTTCTGCCTGAAGCCGAAATACAGCGTGTCAGCCAGCACTTTATTGATCCGGAATACAAGGGACTGGTGGATCAGGACTTTAATGATCTGGCTTTAAAAGCGCCGGCAGGTTTCCATTCCTGGCTGAAACAGAATGTGTTTCCCCATAAGAAATCAGGTTACTGTGCCGTCACCCTGACTTTGAAAGCTACCGGGGATGCTCCTGGTGATGTATCTGCAGAACAACTGGATGTCATTGCAGATCTTGCCGATCAATACAGTCTGGGAGAGCTCAGAGTCAGCCACGAGCAGAATCTGATATTCGCAGACGTAGAACAAACGGCACTGATTGAACTTTGGGAAAAATTGTCAGCTGTCGGTTTGGCGACGGCCAATCGTGGCCTGTTGACCGATATGATCTGCTGCCCGGGTGGTGATTTCTGTGCACTGGCCAATGCTCGGTCTATTCCTCTGGCAGAAGAGATTCAGCGCAAGTTCGAAGATATTGACTATCTGCATGACGTCGGTGAGCTGGACCTGAACATTTCAGGCTGCATGAATGCCTGTGCCCATCACCATGTGGGTCATATAGGTATTCTGGGTGTCGACAGAAAAGGCATTGAATATTATCAGGTTCAGGTTGGTGGCTCTGCTTCAAAAGAAGCTGCCTTGGGCAAGATTATTGGACCGTCTTTCAAGCGTGAAGAAATTCCTGACGTGCTGGAGAAGATCCTCAACGTATACATAGAGCAGCGTCATGAAGATGAACTGTTTATCGATACCTGCCAGCGCATTGGCATAACCCCTTTCAAGGAGCGTGTGTATGCCCAGGCTGCTTAA